In Symmachiella dynata, the following are encoded in one genomic region:
- the tilS gene encoding tRNA lysidine(34) synthetase TilS produces MSDPHQHSFLGSLCHAVKTVWDAGDALLAVSGGADSMALLRGMLDLNQTHSGRLAVAHFNHNLQPAISDNVARWLQQTCERLAIPFHLGAADVGQLAAETGQGIEESARNARYAFLKQTALHNRFTHILVAHTRDDQVETILHHLLRGTGVAGLRGMPERRVLVPPSDGQPEIALLRPMLAVTRAEAVDYLRTVSQDYRDDPSNVDVAFTRNRIRHELLPQLESSFNPNIREALSKLSQQAGDLQEALEQIVHQQLRGALLDVNADIVRLRWQPLNEQTRHVIRECFAMLWKQQQWPRQRMNYSHYDRLATLLQNGGTADLPGGIVVERRGELVVLRRQSGGA; encoded by the coding sequence ATGTCAGATCCCCACCAACACTCCTTCCTCGGTTCGCTCTGTCATGCCGTGAAGACGGTTTGGGACGCCGGTGACGCATTGTTGGCGGTCTCCGGTGGAGCGGACAGCATGGCGCTGCTGCGGGGCATGTTGGACCTGAACCAAACCCATTCCGGCCGCTTAGCGGTGGCCCATTTTAACCACAACCTACAACCAGCCATCTCCGACAACGTCGCCCGTTGGTTGCAACAGACGTGTGAACGGCTCGCGATCCCCTTCCATCTGGGGGCGGCTGATGTCGGTCAACTCGCCGCTGAAACAGGGCAGGGGATTGAGGAATCCGCCCGCAATGCCCGCTACGCCTTCCTCAAGCAGACGGCACTCCACAACCGATTTACACACATCCTTGTCGCCCACACCCGTGATGATCAGGTGGAGACGATTCTGCATCACCTGTTACGAGGCACCGGTGTCGCCGGTTTACGGGGGATGCCAGAGCGGCGTGTGCTCGTTCCGCCGTCGGATGGTCAACCGGAGATCGCCTTGTTGCGCCCGATGCTTGCAGTCACGCGCGCGGAGGCGGTCGATTATTTGCGGACCGTCAGCCAGGACTACCGTGACGACCCGTCGAACGTCGATGTGGCATTCACGCGCAACCGAATTCGACACGAGTTACTGCCGCAGTTGGAATCGTCGTTCAATCCCAACATTCGGGAGGCGTTGAGCAAATTGAGCCAGCAGGCCGGTGACCTGCAAGAAGCGCTAGAACAGATCGTGCATCAGCAACTGCGCGGTGCCTTGCTCGACGTGAATGCAGACATTGTGCGGCTAAGGTGGCAACCGCTTAACGAACAAACGCGGCACGTCATCCGCGAATGCTTTGCGATGTTGTGGAAGCAACAGCAATGGCCGCGGCAGCGGATGAATTATTCGCACTACGACCGGTTGGCGACACTGTTGCAAAACGGAGGAACGGCGGACTTACCGGGCGGAATCGTAGTCGAGCGTCGCGGGGAATTGGTCGTCTTGAGACGGCAGTCCGGTGGCGCGTGA